CCACTCAGCCAGTATATCCAGCATGGTGCGGTGCAGTCCGGTCAAATCCGCATTTTCAAATGTCAACGCAGCCAGTTCTTCAAAATATTCGTGCCACAAGCCGGGGTGATTGACCAGAATCGCCAGAATCCCCGCCTCCCGCAACGGAATCTGTGCGCCTTTGGGCTTGACCAGTTCCGACTGGCTCAGGCTTCTGGAAACCTGAAACCTGCCCTGCTGCATTATATCCGGGAAATCAGAACGGCTTGCCCTGCCACCTTTGGCATAAGGTGTAAACACCGGACGAAAGGCGTTCCGCATCCGCTCGCGGATATCCTGAAGATAATAATGGCGCAGGCTTTCATCCTTAATGGCAAAGGCGGCTTCTTTCAGGCGGCGTTCAAGGGCGGCGCGGCTTTCCGGTGTGGCAAAAGCGGTATTCTCCGTCTCCTTCTGCCAGAGCATATCGGCAAGCGGCACAGCCTGTTTCAACAATTGCGCAAAAGCGCCCGCACCACCTTCCCGGATAATATCATCGGGGTCTTTCCCGTCGGGGAGCAAAACAAATTGCAGGGAAACACCGGCCTTGACCAACGGCATAGCGCGTTCAAGCGCGCGATATGCCGCCTTGCGCCCGGCTTCATCGCCATCAAAACACAAAACCGGCTCGGGTGAAAACCGCCATAACAGGGCAAGCTGTTCCTCCGTCAGGGCCGTGCCAAGCGGCGCGACAGCCTGGGCAAAGCCCGCACTGGCAAGGGCGATCACATCCATATAGCCCTCGGTGACAACCACCGGCTTGGCCGCCGCGCCGCCCTGCGCCTGACAGGCGCGCCGCGCCCGCGCTGCATTGTAAAGCATCCGCCCTTTGTGAAACAGCTCGGTTTCTGGCGAATTGAGGTATTTGGCGCGTACATCCGCCGCCAGCGCCCGCCCGCCAAAACCAACAACCCTTCCGCGCAAATCCTCGATCGGAAACATCACACGGTCGCGGAAGCGGTCATAAGGAACAGGGATATCCTCACCACTGACCAGCAGCCCGGACGCTTCAAGCTGGTCTTTGCCAACCCCTTTGCCAACCAGAAATTCCTTCAGCCTGTTGCGGCTGTCAGCAGCATAGCCAAGGCGGAATGTTTTCTGCATCCCAAGGCCGAGTTCCCGCCGATGCAAATACTGGCGGGCCGCCGCCCCTTCTTCCTGCAACTGGCGTTCAAAAAATTGTGCGGCCATCTCCATCACGTCATAAAGCGAGGCGCGTGCCGCTTCCCGCTCCCTGTCAACCGGGGTTTGCTGCGGCAGCGGCACCCCCGCCATATCAGCAAGGCGCTCCACCGCTTCCTTAAAGCCCAGGCCATCCAGTTCCACCAGAAACCGGAAGTGATCGCCGCTGACACCGCAGCCAAAACAATGATAGCGCCCGCGCCGGTCATCACAATGAAAACTCGGTGTTTTTTCGCCATGGAAAGGACAGCAGGCCCAGAAGTCCCCGCGTGAAACATTGCTCTTTTTCCGGTCAAAAGTAACGCGCGTGCCGACAATGGCGGAAATGGGCACGCGAACCCGTATCTCATCCAGAAAATCAAGAGAAAAACGCATAAAGCCTGTTATCCTTTACAAATAGCACCTATATTTTATCAGGAGAGGTCCAGATATAAAAGGAAAACTTATGCCGGATATTTTATTGCAATTTCTGTCCAAACACCCTTGGCTTGAAGCCGCTTTATGGAGTGCAGGACTCATTTTTACGGCCTTCATTATCAGCCTTGTTATCCGCAAGTTATTGCTGCGCGGTTCTGACAGGCTGATAACCCGTTTTGACCGCGGGCAGAACCAGGACATACGCGCTGTCGTCCGCCATATCGCCAATATTGCCCCTGCCCTTGTTTTTTCACTTGGCATTTCAGCCGTTCCCCATTTGCCGCCAGCCATTGTCACAATCGTGCAGAATGTCGCACATGCATTTATCATTTTCACAATCACGCTGGCTATTGCTTCAGCCTTCAACGCCATTAACTCCTCTTACGAACGCCGGCCGCAGTCCAGACTGCGGCCTATCAAGGGGCTGATGCAAATTGCCAAAATCATTCTTTTTGCCATTGCGACAATATTGATTCTGGCGACATTGGTTGACCGCTCACCGCTTATCCTGCTTTCCGGTCTCGGTGCAATGGCCGCGGTCCTGATGCTGGTGTTTCAGGATACACTGTTGTCCCTTGTCGCCGGCATTCAGATTTCCACCACGGACATGGTGCGCGTGGGAGACTGGATTGAGATTCCCAGTGTCGGCGCTGATGGCGATGTGATTGAAATCGCCCTTCATACGGTGAAGGTGCGCAACTTTGACAAGACCATCACGACAGTACCGATCCGCAAACTGGTAACGGATTCCGTTAAAAACTGGCGCGGCATGCAGGAAACAGGCGGACGGCGCATCAAGCGTTCGATTTATATCGACCAGCAAAGCATCACCTTCCTTGATGAAAAGGATAAAAAACGCCTTGCCAGATATCGCCTGCTTGAGGACTATATGAAAACCAAACAGGCAGAGATTGACGGCTGGAACAAGCAACTCGGCGCGGAAAAAGATGTTCCCGCCAACACCCGCCGCCTTACCAATATCGGCACATTCCGTGCCTATGTCGTCTCCTATATCCGCAATCATCCCGGTGTTCATAAGGATATGACTATTCTTGTCCGCCAGATGGCGCCGGGTGCGGAAGGGCTGCCGCTTGAAATCTACTGTTTCACCAATACGACAGCCTGGAACGATTATGAAACCATTCAGTCCGATATATTCGACCATCTTTACTCTATCATGCCCGAGTTTGGCTTGCGGGTTTTTCAGGCGCCCAGTGGCGCGGATATGCAAAACGCTTTTCACAAGAAAGCATCATAAAAAAACAGGCCGGTTTTCCAACCGGCCTGTTTTCCAATCAATCGGCAGAATAAATCATTGCAGCCGCTCGCGAATGCTGGCGCTGGCGCGGGAAAAGTCCATCTGTCCGGTATAGCGTTCTTTCAGCCATGCCATAACCTTGCCCATATCACGCAAACCTTCAGCGGCATTCTGGCTGATAGCCTCGTCAATGGCCTGCATGGCTTCCGCCTCATCAAGCTGACGCGGCAGAAACTCGCGGATAACCTCAATTTCATTGCGTTCATTGTCAGCAAGTTCCTGACGGCCGCCCTGAATATACAGCTTGACAGATTCTTCACGCTGTTTGATCATCCGCGCCAGAAGCCCCTGCACCTCATGTTCGTCAGCAACAGGCTTCCCTTCGCCCCGATTGGCGATATCGCGGTCTTTTATCGCAGCATTAACAAGGCGCAGCGTACAAAGCCGCAGCTTATCCTGTTGCTTCATAGCCTGTTTCAGGCTGTCGGTAATTTTGTCTCGTAGCATCTATAATGTTCCGTTTTTCCAAGGCCCTATTATAAACAATCCGCAAATCAGGGTCAATCAGCCGCAAAGCGGCATTTATTAGAAAATTGTCATAAAAAGGGGCAGATATCGGCAAATTCGCTGTTTTATTCTTATTTTTCAGCAAAAACCGGCTTTAATTTTGCCCGGTTTTAATTTTGCAATGTCCCGGATTGTCCTCCCGTTTCCGGCGGGCGGATAAAAAGCACCGTCACCCCCCATGCGGCAAAGGCAAATACCGCCGCCAGCAGATAAGGCGCGCCGGCAAAATGAAAGGCGGAATTCTCATCTATAGCGTATTTGAACACCTGCGCATACATAACCGGCGCGATAACAGAGGTAAGGCTCGTCACACTTGTCAACGCGCCCTGCAACGCACCTTGCGCTGAAGGCGGCGCTTCCCGCGCGGCGATGGAACGCAACGGGACATGCGCCAGATACTCAAGGCAGGTAAAGGCAAAAACCACAAAAATCATCCACCCTTGCGCGGCAAAGGCATAACCGACCAGCCCGATTGTGGCAAATGTCAGGCCGGTTATGGAAATCCGCCGGTCACTCCAGTTGCCTGCCGTCAGACGCGGCAGCACAAGGCTCATAATGATAACCTGCCCCATGCCGAAA
This is a stretch of genomic DNA from Candidatus Tokpelaia hoelldoblerii. It encodes these proteins:
- a CDS encoding Mechanosensitive channel protein (bhsal09510) → MPDILLQFLSKHPWLEAALWSAGLIFTAFIISLVIRKLLLRGSDRLITRFDRGQNQDIRAVVRHIANIAPALVFSLGISAVPHLPPAIVTIVQNVAHAFIIFTITLAIASAFNAINSSYERRPQSRLRPIKGLMQIAKIILFAIATILILATLVDRSPLILLSGLGAMAAVLMLVFQDTLLSLVAGIQISTTDMVRVGDWIEIPSVGADGDVIEIALHTVKVRNFDKTITTVPIRKLVTDSVKNWRGMQETGGRRIKRSIYIDQQSITFLDEKDKKRLARYRLLEDYMKTKQAEIDGWNKQLGAEKDVPANTRRLTNIGTFRAYVVSYIRNHPGVHKDMTILVRQMAPGAEGLPLEIYCFTNTTAWNDYETIQSDIFDHLYSIMPEFGLRVFQAPSGADMQNAFHKKAS
- the dnaG gene encoding DNA primase (bhsal09500), with product MRFSLDFLDEIRVRVPISAIVGTRVTFDRKKSNVSRGDFWACCPFHGEKTPSFHCDDRRGRYHCFGCGVSGDHFRFLVELDGLGFKEAVERLADMAGVPLPQQTPVDREREAARASLYDVMEMAAQFFERQLQEEGAAARQYLHRRELGLGMQKTFRLGYAADSRNRLKEFLVGKGVGKDQLEASGLLVSGEDIPVPYDRFRDRVMFPIEDLRGRVVGFGGRALAADVRAKYLNSPETELFHKGRMLYNAARARRACQAQGGAAAKPVVVTEGYMDVIALASAGFAQAVAPLGTALTEEQLALLWRFSPEPVLCFDGDEAGRKAAYRALERAMPLVKAGVSLQFVLLPDGKDPDDIIREGGAGAFAQLLKQAVPLADMLWQKETENTAFATPESRAALERRLKEAAFAIKDESLRHYYLQDIRERMRNAFRPVFTPYAKGGRASRSDFPDIMQQGRFQVSRSLSQSELVKPKGAQIPLREAGILAILVNHPGLWHEYFEELAALTFENADLTGLHRTMLDILAEWHPEDGAAMQELLDKRGQAQIIGRIMQMIGNAGLRSAQTAAPPEDAREALKQALYLYRRTYFLHKQLREIEAELLKNPDIEVFATLKDIKSELERTNATEALIEGFGQWEENP
- a CDS encoding Putative amidotransferase (bhsal09520), translated to MLRDKITDSLKQAMKQQDKLRLCTLRLVNAAIKDRDIANRGEGKPVADEHEVQGLLARMIKQREESVKLYIQGGRQELADNERNEIEVIREFLPRQLDEAEAMQAIDEAISQNAAEGLRDMGKVMAWLKERYTGQMDFSRASASIRERLQ